A DNA window from Peromyscus leucopus breed LL Stock chromosome 3, UCI_PerLeu_2.1, whole genome shotgun sequence contains the following coding sequences:
- the C3H12orf60 gene encoding uncharacterized protein C12orf60 homolog isoform X1 has protein sequence MMSLHTRKSFSLVSFFSFPPTPPFLKTPPHPFPLKGFNFFFGEMSSESEKGKERLIQAAKILFFHIRDLVSFINKFVELFNLTMKTQILQMDLKEDSYIKDFFEQMIKIFKEMQLMFDAKHKQMQKEPLCSKVVTAVTSAVEKCSNAGPHHTAKEMLKNIQTPAFASVLNSSHILGNLESALSLLIQFPIMSLRLRDFYSEETKEQPGATTSEKSPEHPKATSEDALRKLQDALRTDNAHKSVEAAADELELFVKTMEPTLQVLQKTIKTIEGDISTSREAEAQ, from the exons ATGATGTCATTACACACTCGGAAGTCTTTCTCTCTagtctccttcttttccttccctcctacACCCCCATTCCTTAAGACTCCTCCCCACCCTTTCCCCTTAAAG ggcttcaatttcttttttggaGAAATGTCTTCTGAGTCAGAAAAGGGTAAAGAGAGACTGATTCAAGCTGCTAAAATACTCTTCTTCCACATACGAGATCTGGTTTCCTTCATAAATAAGTTCGTTGAATTGTTTAACCTCACAATGAAGACTCAGATCCTCCAGATGGATCTGAAAGAAGATAGCTACATTAAAGATTTCTTTGaacaaatgattaaaatttttaaagagatgcAATTGATGTTTGATGCAaagcacaaacaaatgcaaaaggAGCCTTTATGTTCCAAGGTGGTGACTGCTGTGACCTCTGCAGTGGAGAAATGTTCCAATGCGGGTCCACACCACACAGCTAAAGAAATGCTCAAAAATATCCAGACACCAGCTTTTGCCTCTGTGCTGAACAGTAGTCACATCCTTGGGAATCTAGAATCTGCTCTTTCGCTCCTGATACAGTTCCCCATCATGAGTCTTCGATTACGTGACTTCTATAGCGAAGAGACCAAAGAGCAGCCAGGTGCTACCACATCCGAGAAAAGTCCAGAACATCCCAAGGCCACTTCAGAGGATGCCTTGAGGAAGCTGCAAGATGCCCTAAGAACTGATAATGCCCACAAGTCAGTAGAAGCAGCCGCAGATGAACTGGAACTGTTTGTCAAGACTATGGAGCCAACCTTACAGGTCCTCCAGAAAACCATAAAGACTATAGAAGGGGATATCTCCACATCTAGGGAAGCCGAGGCCCAGTAG
- the C3H12orf60 gene encoding uncharacterized protein C12orf60 homolog isoform X2: protein MSSESEKGKERLIQAAKILFFHIRDLVSFINKFVELFNLTMKTQILQMDLKEDSYIKDFFEQMIKIFKEMQLMFDAKHKQMQKEPLCSKVVTAVTSAVEKCSNAGPHHTAKEMLKNIQTPAFASVLNSSHILGNLESALSLLIQFPIMSLRLRDFYSEETKEQPGATTSEKSPEHPKATSEDALRKLQDALRTDNAHKSVEAAADELELFVKTMEPTLQVLQKTIKTIEGDISTSREAEAQ, encoded by the coding sequence ATGTCTTCTGAGTCAGAAAAGGGTAAAGAGAGACTGATTCAAGCTGCTAAAATACTCTTCTTCCACATACGAGATCTGGTTTCCTTCATAAATAAGTTCGTTGAATTGTTTAACCTCACAATGAAGACTCAGATCCTCCAGATGGATCTGAAAGAAGATAGCTACATTAAAGATTTCTTTGaacaaatgattaaaatttttaaagagatgcAATTGATGTTTGATGCAaagcacaaacaaatgcaaaaggAGCCTTTATGTTCCAAGGTGGTGACTGCTGTGACCTCTGCAGTGGAGAAATGTTCCAATGCGGGTCCACACCACACAGCTAAAGAAATGCTCAAAAATATCCAGACACCAGCTTTTGCCTCTGTGCTGAACAGTAGTCACATCCTTGGGAATCTAGAATCTGCTCTTTCGCTCCTGATACAGTTCCCCATCATGAGTCTTCGATTACGTGACTTCTATAGCGAAGAGACCAAAGAGCAGCCAGGTGCTACCACATCCGAGAAAAGTCCAGAACATCCCAAGGCCACTTCAGAGGATGCCTTGAGGAAGCTGCAAGATGCCCTAAGAACTGATAATGCCCACAAGTCAGTAGAAGCAGCCGCAGATGAACTGGAACTGTTTGTCAAGACTATGGAGCCAACCTTACAGGTCCTCCAGAAAACCATAAAGACTATAGAAGGGGATATCTCCACATCTAGGGAAGCCGAGGCCCAGTAG
- the Smco3 gene encoding single-pass membrane and coiled-coil domain-containing protein 3, whose translation MAQSDFLYPENPRRRQEVNRLHQQLLDCLSDSFQVTNKLTGVLNTHLGCRLAFIEMKRDGTIKENCDIIIQAVIRIQKELQKVDEALKEKLEPTLYRKLQDIKERETEKIAIVQKVISVILGEATSAASAVAVKLVGSNVTTGIINKLVTVLAHIGTSLLGSIGVAVLGLGIDMIIRAILGAVERTQLQAAIKSYEKHLVEFKAASERYHHAITEVTSAVKRQIR comes from the coding sequence ATGGCTCAGAGTGACTTCCTCTACCCAGAAAACCCAAGGAGACGACAGGAAGTGAACCGCCTTCACCAGCAGCTTCTAGACTGCTTGTCTGACAGCTTCCAGGTCACCAACAAGCTGACTGGGGTTCTGAACACCCACTTGGGCTGTAGGCTGGCCTTCATTGAGATGAAAAGAGATGGAACTATTAAAGAAAACTGTGACATCATCATCCAAGCTGTGATACGGATCCAAAAGGAACTGCAGAAGGTTGATGAGGCACTGAAAGAGAAACTGGAGCCAACCCTTTACAGGAAACTTCAGGACATCAAGGAACGGGAGACAGAGAAGATCGCAATCGTGCAAAAGGTCATTTCTGTCATCCTGGGAGAAGCTACATCTGCAGCCAGTGCAGTGGCTGTTAAACTCGTGGGCTCCAATGTCACCACTGGCATAATTAACAAGCTGGTCACCGTGCTAGCTCACATCGGGACTTCCCTCCTTGGTAGCATCGGCGTTGCCGTGCTTGGTCTTGGCATAGATATGATCATTCGTGCCATCTTGGGAGCAGTGGAGAGGACGCAGCTTCAAGCAGCCATCAAAAGCTACGAGAAGCATCTGGTGGAGTTCAAGGCAGCTTCGGAAAGGTACCATCACGCCATCACTGAGGTCACCAGTGCCGTGAAACGCCAGATAAGATGA